In a single window of the Antennarius striatus isolate MH-2024 chromosome 3, ASM4005453v1, whole genome shotgun sequence genome:
- the rufy3 gene encoding protein RUFY3 isoform X1, protein MAERASPPGPTALPSSAGFSGSQRQNSSDENGHVDSPDETLSPTSVIYFKEALNSSNLRYGKPVSPTPSLRQYDFRIERIESKRRNPKDPIAIERLNLMNMAKLSIKGLIESALNLGRTLDSDYAPLQQFFVVMEHCLKHGLKTKKTFLGQNKSFWGALELVEKLTPEAGEITASVKDLPGLKTPLGRGRAWLRLALMQKKLSDYMKTIINRKDLLSEFYEPNALMMEEEGAVIAGLLVGLNVIDANLCMKGEDLDSQVGVIDFSMYLKDGGHSSKSVEGDGQITAILDQKNYVEELNRHLSASVNNLQAKVDALEKSNTKLTEELAVANNRIITLQEDVERVKEESSYQLESRKAIRSDSALDGQALGETRKQLKEETLLRLDVEKELEVQIGMKQEMELSMKMLEKDICEKQDALVELRQQLEDLRVINQQLSHKSQSADASSKQKGDAIARLEDKINQMTGTVKQMETRCKQAERERDLALEANRLFKQDFGDKIESLQDEVTQLRKHRSHLELELRKERARRSEHHFSVTYRQQGDPQRAGRHQENKPNSLSASPSNKREDDHSPLGAEDKTSLSSSLSLSQCEDEQSESYVEISQPSICSMCEDNDSLLKTKKQCKNCLGVFCDSCVRNELPLPSSILPETVCTPCFSLLLQQYASTPP, encoded by the exons ATGGCGGAGCGGGCGAGTCCTCCTGGACCCACAGCTCTACCATCATCTGCTGGGTTTTCAGGCTCCCAGAGACAAAATTCTTCAGATGAAAACGGACACGTTGACAGTCCGGATGAGACTCTTTCTCCCACTTCGGTGATTTACTTTAAGGAGGCGTTGAACTCATCAAACTTGAGATATGGGAAGCCTGTGTCGCCGACTCCCTCTCTTCGACAGTATGACTTCAGGATTGAAAGAATTGAGTCAAAGCGCCGCA aTCCCAAAGATCCCATCGCGATTGAAAGGCTGAACCTGATGAACATGGCCAAACTGAGCATCAAGGGACTGATCGAGTCTGCTCTCAACCTCGGGCGCACGCTTGACTCTGATTATGCACCTCTCCAGCAGTTCTTTGTTGTGATGGAGCACTGTCTGAAACATGGACTGAAAA CCAAGAAGACCTTCCTGGGGCAGAACAAGTCGTTCTGGGGGGCGCTGGAGCTTGTTGAGAAGCTGACACCTGAGGCAGGGGAGATCACTGCCAGTGTAAAAGACCTGCCGGGCCTAAA AACTCCTCTAGGAAGAGGTCGTGCCTGGTTACGACTGGCGTTGATGCAGAAGAAACTGTCGGACTACATGAAGACCATCATCAACAGAAAGGACCTGCTCAG TGAATTCTATGAGCCAAATGCGTtgatgatggaggaagagggcGCCGTCATTGCTGGGCTGCTTGTTGGGCTAAACGTGATTGATGCCAATCTGTGCATGAAAGGAGAGGATCTCGACTCACAG GTTGGAGTGATTGATTTTTCAATGTACCTCAAAGATGGTGGACACAGTAGTAAGAGTGTAGAGGG AGACGGTCAGATCACAGCTATTCTCGATCAAAAGAATTACGTGGAGGAGCTCAACAGACATTTAAG TGCATCAGTAAACAACCTGCAGGCCAAAGTAGATGCTCTGGAAAAGTCCAACACAAAGCTAACAGAAGAG CTTGCTGTGGCAAACAACAGGATCATCACTTTACAAGAAGATGTTGAGAGAGTGAAGGAGGAGAGCTCATACCAGCTGGAATCCAGGAAG gCAATAAGAAGTGACTCAGCACTAGACGGACAGGCACTGGGTGAAACTCGCAAGCAGCTCAAAGAGGAGACTTTGCTTCGATTG GATgtggagaaggagctggaggtgcAGATCGGGATGAAGCAAGAGATGGAGCTGTCCATGAAGATGCTGGAAAAAGACATCTGTGAGAAGCAGGACGCCCTGGTTGAACTTCGACAGCAGCTGGAAGACCTTCGTGTCATCAACCAACAGCTCAGCCACAAGTCACAG AGTGCTGATGCCAGCTCTAAACAGAAGGGTGACGCCATCGCTCGCCTGGAGGACAAGATAAACCAGATGACAGGAACTGTCAAACAGATGGAGACCAG ATGCAAACAAGCTGAGAGAGAGCGCGATCTGGCTTTGGAGGCCAACCGGCTCTTCAAACAGGACTTTGGAGACAAAATTGAGAGTCTGCAGGACGAGGTGACCCagctgaggaaacacag GTCTcatctggagctggagctgcgtAAGGAGCGAGCAAGGAGGAGTGAGCATCATTTCAGCGTAACGTACAGACAGCAGGGCGATCCTCAGAGGGCGGGTCGACACCAAGAGAATAAGCCAAAT AGTCTTTCAGCATCGCCATCAAACAAAAGGGAAGATGACCATTCACCCCTAGGAGCGGAGGACAAAACCAGCCTGAGCTCCAGCCT GTCTCTGTCGCAGTGTGAGGACGAACAG TCTGAGTCATACGTGGAGATCAGTCAGCCTTCCATCTGTTCAATGTGTGAGGACAACGACTCTCTCCTGAAGACGAAG aaacaaTGCAAGAACTGTCTTGGGGTTTTCTGTGACAGTTGTGTGCGCAACGAGTTGCCTTTACCTTCGTCCATCCTCCCAGAGACTGTGTGTACTCCCTGCTTCTCTCTGTTACTGCAGCAATACGCTTCAACACCCCCATGA
- the rufy3 gene encoding protein RUFY3 isoform X2 — translation MSDLTPQSETPTPTTDKITQAARETIYLCNFRVSVDGEWLCLRELNDISLTPDPEPAHEDPKDPIAIERLNLMNMAKLSIKGLIESALNLGRTLDSDYAPLQQFFVVMEHCLKHGLKTKKTFLGQNKSFWGALELVEKLTPEAGEITASVKDLPGLKTPLGRGRAWLRLALMQKKLSDYMKTIINRKDLLSEFYEPNALMMEEEGAVIAGLLVGLNVIDANLCMKGEDLDSQVGVIDFSMYLKDGGHSSKSVEGDGQITAILDQKNYVEELNRHLSASVNNLQAKVDALEKSNTKLTEELAVANNRIITLQEDVERVKEESSYQLESRKAIRSDSALDGQALGETRKQLKEETLLRLDVEKELEVQIGMKQEMELSMKMLEKDICEKQDALVELRQQLEDLRVINQQLSHKSQSADASSKQKGDAIARLEDKINQMTGTVKQMETRCKQAERERDLALEANRLFKQDFGDKIESLQDEVTQLRKHRSHLELELRKERARRSEHHFSVTYRQQGDPQRAGRHQENKPNSLSASPSNKREDDHSPLGAEDKTSLSSSLSLSQCEDEQSESYVEISQPSICSMCEDNDSLLKTKKQCKNCLGVFCDSCVRNELPLPSSILPETVCTPCFSLLLQQYASTPP, via the exons ATGTCTGATCTGACGCCTCAGAGCGAAACACCGACACCCACCACTGACAAGATCACCCAGGCAGCTCGGGAGACCATTTATCTTTGCAACTTTCGTGTTTCTGTCGATGGCGAGTGGCTTTGCCTTCGCGAACTCAACGACATCTCCCTCACCCCAGACCCAGAGCCGGCACATGAAG aTCCCAAAGATCCCATCGCGATTGAAAGGCTGAACCTGATGAACATGGCCAAACTGAGCATCAAGGGACTGATCGAGTCTGCTCTCAACCTCGGGCGCACGCTTGACTCTGATTATGCACCTCTCCAGCAGTTCTTTGTTGTGATGGAGCACTGTCTGAAACATGGACTGAAAA CCAAGAAGACCTTCCTGGGGCAGAACAAGTCGTTCTGGGGGGCGCTGGAGCTTGTTGAGAAGCTGACACCTGAGGCAGGGGAGATCACTGCCAGTGTAAAAGACCTGCCGGGCCTAAA AACTCCTCTAGGAAGAGGTCGTGCCTGGTTACGACTGGCGTTGATGCAGAAGAAACTGTCGGACTACATGAAGACCATCATCAACAGAAAGGACCTGCTCAG TGAATTCTATGAGCCAAATGCGTtgatgatggaggaagagggcGCCGTCATTGCTGGGCTGCTTGTTGGGCTAAACGTGATTGATGCCAATCTGTGCATGAAAGGAGAGGATCTCGACTCACAG GTTGGAGTGATTGATTTTTCAATGTACCTCAAAGATGGTGGACACAGTAGTAAGAGTGTAGAGGG AGACGGTCAGATCACAGCTATTCTCGATCAAAAGAATTACGTGGAGGAGCTCAACAGACATTTAAG TGCATCAGTAAACAACCTGCAGGCCAAAGTAGATGCTCTGGAAAAGTCCAACACAAAGCTAACAGAAGAG CTTGCTGTGGCAAACAACAGGATCATCACTTTACAAGAAGATGTTGAGAGAGTGAAGGAGGAGAGCTCATACCAGCTGGAATCCAGGAAG gCAATAAGAAGTGACTCAGCACTAGACGGACAGGCACTGGGTGAAACTCGCAAGCAGCTCAAAGAGGAGACTTTGCTTCGATTG GATgtggagaaggagctggaggtgcAGATCGGGATGAAGCAAGAGATGGAGCTGTCCATGAAGATGCTGGAAAAAGACATCTGTGAGAAGCAGGACGCCCTGGTTGAACTTCGACAGCAGCTGGAAGACCTTCGTGTCATCAACCAACAGCTCAGCCACAAGTCACAG AGTGCTGATGCCAGCTCTAAACAGAAGGGTGACGCCATCGCTCGCCTGGAGGACAAGATAAACCAGATGACAGGAACTGTCAAACAGATGGAGACCAG ATGCAAACAAGCTGAGAGAGAGCGCGATCTGGCTTTGGAGGCCAACCGGCTCTTCAAACAGGACTTTGGAGACAAAATTGAGAGTCTGCAGGACGAGGTGACCCagctgaggaaacacag GTCTcatctggagctggagctgcgtAAGGAGCGAGCAAGGAGGAGTGAGCATCATTTCAGCGTAACGTACAGACAGCAGGGCGATCCTCAGAGGGCGGGTCGACACCAAGAGAATAAGCCAAAT AGTCTTTCAGCATCGCCATCAAACAAAAGGGAAGATGACCATTCACCCCTAGGAGCGGAGGACAAAACCAGCCTGAGCTCCAGCCT GTCTCTGTCGCAGTGTGAGGACGAACAG TCTGAGTCATACGTGGAGATCAGTCAGCCTTCCATCTGTTCAATGTGTGAGGACAACGACTCTCTCCTGAAGACGAAG aaacaaTGCAAGAACTGTCTTGGGGTTTTCTGTGACAGTTGTGTGCGCAACGAGTTGCCTTTACCTTCGTCCATCCTCCCAGAGACTGTGTGTACTCCCTGCTTCTCTCTGTTACTGCAGCAATACGCTTCAACACCCCCATGA
- the grsf1 gene encoding G-rich sequence factor 1 yields MFRHQCQLLLRRCVAVTTRSRPRDRVWSCRGRLPEQRAWASTSRTVYLQRPRQLQSAPKASQYSFCTKAGETDVIEDPPVVSNPSDLEADHSNQIRPEQWDQELEQYDLEPYHYNHISPDLEPEQKEVHIVQVKGLPWSCSAEDLLQFFSRCKIRGGINGIHFILNNQGSRSGRAFIEMKRKDDVMKALEMDRQYIGTRYVEVFEVTECDAEAILKNVPQTDSHDGVVRLRGLSYNNTEDDIIHFFSGLNIAENGITIITDHLGRNSGVGFVQFSSQEEADEALKRHRGVIGSRYIEVFPSRKDEILSWRRAKHPAPHVNRAPPINSFSHSHTEPITGSFHNVALSPHWIHMKGLPFTVSGVDIVSFFSPLVLSNIMFECKRNGKLNGQGKVFFNSHEDAKAAMSRDRQLIGGRYIELFLNSVSPSDGR; encoded by the exons ATGTTCCGTCACCAGTGTCAGTTGTTGCTGCGGCGTTGTGTCGCAGTCACTACACGATCCAGGCCGAGAGACCGCGTGTGGTCGTGCCGGGGTCGGCTCCCTGAACAGCGGGCATGGGCATCAACGAGCCGGACAGTTTATCTGCAGAGGCCTCGTCAGCTTCAGTCAGCACCGAAAGCAAGCCAATACAGCTTCTGTACCAAG GCAGGAGAAACAGATGTGATTGAAGATCCACCAGTGGTCAGTAATCCATCTGATTTGGAAGCAGATCATTCCAATCAGATCAGACCAGAACAGTGGGATCAGGAACTAGAGCAGTATGATCTGGAACCATATCATTACAATCACATCAGTCCAGATCTGGAACCAGAGCAGAAGGAGGTGCACATTGTGCAAGTGAAAGGTTTACCATGGTCATGTTCGGCGGAGGACCTCCTGCAATTTTTCTCAA gATGTAAGATCCGTGGCGGGATAAATGGAATCCATTTCATTCTTAACAATCAGGGAAGTCGCTCTGGACGGGCCTTTATCGAGATGAAGCGAAAGGACGACGTCATGAAGGCTCTGGAGATGGACAGACAGTACATTGGTACACGCTATGTCGAag tgtttgAGGTGACAGAATGTGATGCTGAAGCCATCCTGAAGAACGTCCCCCAGACTGATTCTCATGACGGGGTCGTTCGCCTCAGAGGGCTCTCCTACAACAACACCGAGGACGACATCATCCACTTTTTTTCAG gtttgAATATAGCAGAGAACGggatcaccatcatcacagatCACTTGGGAAGAAACTCTGGAGTGGGCTTTGTACAATTTTCCAGTCAAGAAGAAGCTGATGAAGCTCTGAAGAGACACAGAGGAGTCATCGGAAGCAG ATACATTGAGGTTTTTCCAAGCAGAAAGGATGAGATTCTTTCTTGGAGGAGGGCGAAACATCCAGCACCTCATGTCAACAGGGCTCCACCTATCAACAGTTTCAGCCACTCACATACTGAACCCATAACTG GATCCTTTCACAACGTAGCCCTGTCCCCTCATTGGATCCATATGAAAGGACTTCCATTCACGGTGTCGGGAGTCGACATTGTCTcg TTTTTCTCTCCTCTAGTTTTGTCTAATATCATGTTTGAATGCAAGCGTAACGGCAAGTTGAACGGGCAGGGAAAGGTTTTCTTCAATAGCCACGAGGATGCCAAAGCTGCAATGTCCAGAGACAGACAGCTTATAG GAGGGAGGTATATTGAGTTATTCCTGAATTCTGTATCACCATCTGATGGAAG GTGA